In Arthrobacter sp. PAMC25284, a single genomic region encodes these proteins:
- a CDS encoding condensation domain-containing protein: MPTPELAAIPLTPAQGRIWADQLLRPGSAFYNINRVVEVEGALDLPRLEHALTLVCAAHDSLRFRFGETGGVPHQHPVSVSGADLLRVHDVSATDEPGREAQRLLREAQLRPMDLVREGPLRVLAVQTAADRHVLLFQTHHIVSDWWGGGVFFRALSRAYTDGALPRDPEAQFRGYIEGQLANNGRRIHADTAALAAYLAPRVERLELPYRVDPAAARRTAGSVHLGVGSEDRARLTRQAAAGAASEYMFLLAALSCVLQRWTGSEEFTVGVYVADRSTPATADMIGLLFEGLPVRIAVDSTTTFAEVLGQVRDGVLTLLMHPTADPEELARELGGAPSGMATLFDVTFQMYPTRTSVPRLGTLRTRGSRRVQETLHDLMAYAHDGPGGLELRLQYDASLFREDAVAAVLAAWRSVLVAAGIDPAMPVADLALATGGGVAGSRAEGDHIEGATSLLHELARALEDDPGRAVLLDAEDVAEPWTAGQLASAVDCAAQALAGRVPPGGMVALLAPVGPMMIVAWLAFLRSGVVTLVLDPNEPAERFRYMLRNSGAQLLVCDADSPALAFVPEDLPRLHLEELVERPEGSSGAAEAELPDSDDDAPAALVYTSGSMGRPKGVVLSRAGLHNQARHRIDLLGLASGVGTGVTLSAHFVTFPLEVLSALLSGAPLTLFPRRLLQSPADLLRSPGGLRLEVAELSVAGLDALLYASEQTGETPDLPRLRTVLVAGEKLRPGLASRFSRCFPGIRLVNAYGMTETSGMVASTTVTDPAAFTEGRPTRNCVLEVVDRRGRVVPRGWAGELRVSGRQVSTGYWRKPGLTAERFGTGSDGRSVMTGDLARMTSEGAVEILGRVDDQLSLRGFRIEPAEISRIIEAHPAVTRAEVVLWPVAEGDGYLVAYLLARPDVPQAELREHCLAHLPPAMVPRQFVRVEEYPRGRTGKLDRHLLPPPTELTAPARPPSSPLELALAAIWRDVLGVQELSLDSDFFEIGGQSLAAVRVVAHIDATLGVQLNANAVFEHPTLESLAQRVSTGSA; this comes from the coding sequence GTGCCAACACCTGAGCTCGCGGCCATTCCGCTCACCCCGGCGCAGGGCCGCATCTGGGCCGACCAGCTGTTGCGGCCGGGAAGCGCGTTCTACAACATCAACCGCGTCGTCGAGGTCGAAGGCGCCCTCGACCTTCCGCGGTTGGAGCACGCGCTCACGCTGGTCTGCGCCGCGCACGACTCGCTCCGCTTCCGGTTCGGCGAGACCGGCGGGGTGCCCCACCAGCATCCGGTTTCGGTGTCGGGCGCCGACCTGCTACGGGTGCACGATGTCTCCGCGACCGACGAGCCCGGACGCGAGGCGCAGCGCCTGCTGCGCGAGGCGCAGCTCCGGCCGATGGACCTCGTTAGGGAGGGGCCGCTGCGGGTGCTCGCAGTGCAGACCGCGGCGGACCGGCACGTGCTGCTGTTCCAGACACACCACATCGTCTCGGACTGGTGGGGAGGCGGCGTCTTCTTCCGCGCCCTCTCGCGCGCCTACACCGACGGCGCGCTGCCGCGGGACCCGGAGGCGCAATTCCGTGGTTACATCGAGGGTCAGCTCGCCAACAACGGCCGGCGCATCCACGCCGACACGGCCGCCCTTGCGGCCTACCTCGCCCCGCGCGTCGAGCGGCTGGAACTGCCCTACCGCGTCGATCCGGCTGCGGCGAGGCGCACGGCCGGCTCGGTGCATCTCGGCGTGGGCTCCGAAGACCGCGCGAGGCTGACGCGGCAGGCGGCCGCCGGGGCGGCGAGCGAGTACATGTTCCTGCTCGCCGCGCTGTCCTGTGTTCTGCAGCGCTGGACCGGCTCGGAGGAGTTCACCGTCGGCGTGTACGTCGCCGACCGCAGCACCCCGGCGACCGCGGACATGATCGGCCTGCTATTCGAGGGGCTTCCCGTGCGCATCGCCGTCGACTCGACCACGACTTTCGCCGAGGTGCTCGGCCAGGTGCGTGACGGGGTGCTCACACTTCTCATGCATCCCACCGCCGACCCGGAGGAGCTCGCACGGGAGCTCGGCGGCGCCCCCTCCGGCATGGCGACCCTGTTCGATGTGACGTTCCAGATGTACCCGACGCGCACCAGCGTGCCCCGGCTCGGCACGCTGCGTACGCGCGGGAGCCGCCGCGTGCAGGAGACGCTGCACGACCTCATGGCCTACGCGCACGATGGGCCGGGCGGGCTCGAACTTCGCCTACAGTACGACGCGTCGCTGTTCCGCGAGGACGCCGTCGCCGCGGTGCTCGCTGCCTGGCGGTCGGTGCTGGTCGCGGCGGGGATCGACCCCGCGATGCCGGTCGCCGACCTCGCCCTCGCCACGGGCGGCGGCGTGGCCGGCTCGAGAGCCGAGGGCGACCATATCGAAGGTGCGACAAGCCTGCTGCACGAGCTGGCGCGTGCCCTGGAAGATGACCCTGGACGCGCCGTGCTGCTCGACGCGGAGGATGTTGCCGAGCCGTGGACCGCGGGCCAGTTGGCCTCCGCCGTCGATTGCGCTGCGCAGGCGCTGGCGGGCCGGGTGCCGCCGGGAGGTATGGTGGCGTTGCTCGCGCCGGTCGGGCCGATGATGATCGTCGCCTGGCTGGCGTTTCTGCGGTCCGGCGTCGTGACGCTGGTGCTCGATCCGAACGAGCCGGCGGAGCGGTTCCGCTACATGCTGCGCAACAGCGGGGCGCAGTTGCTGGTCTGCGATGCGGATAGCCCCGCTTTAGCGTTCGTACCCGAGGACCTGCCGCGCCTCCACCTCGAGGAGCTGGTCGAGCGCCCGGAGGGCTCCTCCGGGGCGGCGGAAGCCGAGCTACCGGACTCGGACGACGACGCGCCCGCCGCCCTCGTCTACACGTCCGGTTCGATGGGCCGGCCGAAGGGCGTAGTACTGAGCCGGGCGGGACTTCACAACCAGGCGCGGCACCGCATCGATCTGCTGGGGCTTGCGTCCGGCGTCGGCACCGGCGTCACGCTGTCGGCTCACTTCGTCACGTTCCCGCTCGAGGTTCTCTCGGCGCTGCTGTCTGGTGCACCGCTCACCTTGTTTCCACGCCGTCTGCTGCAGAGCCCCGCCGACCTGCTGCGCTCGCCCGGCGGCTTGCGTCTCGAGGTTGCTGAGCTCTCCGTGGCGGGCCTCGACGCCCTGCTATATGCTAGCGAGCAGACGGGAGAGACGCCGGATCTTCCGCGCCTGCGCACGGTGCTCGTCGCGGGTGAGAAGCTGCGCCCTGGGCTCGCCAGCCGGTTTTCGCGATGCTTTCCCGGCATCCGCCTCGTCAACGCCTACGGCATGACGGAGACCTCGGGCATGGTCGCGAGCACGACCGTGACCGACCCGGCCGCGTTCACCGAGGGCCGCCCCACGCGCAACTGCGTGTTGGAGGTGGTCGACCGGCGCGGACGCGTGGTCCCGCGCGGCTGGGCAGGCGAGCTGCGCGTCTCGGGCCGGCAGGTTTCAACCGGCTACTGGCGCAAGCCGGGACTCACCGCCGAGCGATTCGGCACCGGGTCGGACGGCCGTTCGGTGATGACGGGCGACTTGGCGCGGATGACATCGGAGGGCGCCGTCGAGATCCTGGGCCGCGTGGACGATCAGCTGTCGCTGCGGGGGTTCCGTATCGAGCCGGCCGAGATCAGCCGAATTATTGAGGCACACCCCGCGGTCACGCGCGCGGAGGTGGTGCTCTGGCCGGTCGCCGAGGGCGACGGCTATCTGGTTGCATACCTGCTCGCCAGGCCGGACGTGCCGCAGGCGGAGCTGCGCGAGCACTGCCTCGCCCACCTGCCCCCGGCCATGGTGCCGCGGCAGTTCGTGCGTGTCGAGGAGTACCCGCGCGGGCGAACCGGCAAGCTCGACCGCCACCTGTTGCCGCCCCCTACAGAGCTCACGGCGCCCGCGCGACCGCCATCCTCACCGCTCGAACTGGCGCTCGCGGCAATCTGGCGCGATGTGCTAGGCGTCCAGGAGTTGTCGCTCGACAGCGACTTCTTCGAAATCGGCGGCCAGTCGCTCGCGGCCGTCCGCGTCGTGGCGCACATCGACGCCACGCTCGGTGTGCAGCTCAACGCGAACGCGGTGTTCGAGCATCCCACTCTGGAGTCGCTCGCCCAGCGGGTGTCGACCGGCTCCGCCTGA
- a CDS encoding AMP-binding protein has product MHDLAQRHPALRSRVDTAKGLPEQVVIDAWSAYSVGDLSALTGTDALQAEHREVDAASRTGINLAAEPALRVRLLRLGGARHLLIVCVHHMMSDMISMDIIGRDLTELYNARVEERAAQLPELELTYGEYAVAESALAEGSAEGRHAAVDHWASILDGAPTRLALPWDAAGSATSRGSSAVEGLTCARRTLTGLRENAGGYRTTLFAVLLAAFHCYLHRITGHDVTNVGTFAAVRHRSELENMVGLLFDEVPVVARLSPGTAFSQVVASVRAQLIDALQYAGDGVADAARRRVNLATPTEPPFNVTMQMYRRSPGRLAFNGLEAEQHRVFVGAKYDLMLYAAVSDTGLDLWFNYDAALFERETVRRLLQGLNHLLGQLAAGGDPLVDDLEVVPPAERARLLQAAHGPVTEYPSDTGIDALFRATAADHPTRTAVLWPSGPGATASMTYAELDTQVQSVAGRLAGSRVAPGGVVGVLAERDGRIASAYLGVLRTGAAVLLLDSDTPPEYVRAALTEAGATVVLADRAARERHALAGFPVVELEEALQAGADNTFRAADPGRDAPAFLVRTSGTTGPSKAVLLGHRGVVNQVYHRRVIFDVTPQSVIALSLSVAFSALPMQLLVPLLSGATLAVCDAPTASSPQALFEFADDARVTILEVTPSLLAGLPAHVPAPRALGILITAGEKLSRRLANDVLGRFPGVRLATTWGQSEAAGIMCCGFVTTGAETQEVSEGFPSANNRLYLLDERMRPVPFGVEGHAYFGGPSVALGHVGTAAASTAFSDDPWVPAERMVRTGDRAIRRPNGSVVMRGRLDSVVKVRGNRVDLGDVTAVLRAHPRVRDALAVVRPVGDEVELWAHVHADSDLRPADLHDALRSRLPEFMRPRLQFEPDPFPLTASGKLDVRRLPPIAPLLLGREQTPPLTPWEQRIAEQWERTLGVSVDGASDFFQLGGHSLKAMALCAAVAEVLGAPVSVKLVFERPVLRDFAAAIAPIDSRGTGANT; this is encoded by the coding sequence GTGCACGACCTTGCCCAGCGCCATCCGGCGCTGCGCTCGCGGGTTGACACGGCCAAGGGCCTGCCCGAACAGGTAGTGATCGATGCCTGGTCGGCGTATTCGGTCGGCGACCTTTCGGCATTGACCGGCACCGACGCACTGCAGGCGGAGCATCGCGAAGTGGACGCCGCATCCCGCACGGGTATCAACCTGGCCGCCGAACCCGCGCTGCGGGTGCGGCTGCTGCGCCTCGGCGGTGCCCGGCACCTGCTGATTGTCTGCGTGCACCACATGATGTCCGACATGATCTCGATGGACATCATCGGGCGCGACCTGACCGAGCTCTACAACGCGCGGGTCGAGGAGCGGGCGGCGCAGCTGCCCGAACTGGAACTGACGTACGGCGAGTACGCGGTCGCCGAGAGCGCGCTCGCCGAGGGGTCGGCCGAAGGGCGCCACGCCGCCGTCGACCATTGGGCTTCGATCCTCGACGGCGCGCCAACCCGGCTCGCGCTGCCCTGGGACGCCGCCGGCTCGGCGACGAGCCGCGGCTCTAGTGCCGTCGAGGGCCTCACCTGTGCGCGGCGGACGCTGACCGGATTGCGCGAGAACGCGGGCGGGTACCGCACCACGCTGTTCGCTGTCCTGCTGGCCGCATTCCACTGCTACCTCCACCGGATCACCGGCCACGACGTGACGAACGTGGGCACCTTCGCGGCGGTGCGGCACCGGAGCGAACTGGAAAACATGGTGGGCCTGCTCTTCGACGAGGTCCCTGTGGTCGCGCGGCTCTCCCCCGGGACAGCGTTCTCTCAGGTGGTCGCGTCGGTGCGTGCGCAGCTCATCGACGCGCTCCAGTACGCCGGCGACGGGGTCGCGGACGCGGCGCGGCGCAGGGTGAACCTCGCGACGCCGACTGAGCCGCCGTTCAACGTCACCATGCAGATGTACCGGCGTTCGCCCGGCCGACTCGCCTTCAATGGGCTCGAGGCGGAGCAGCACCGGGTCTTCGTGGGCGCCAAGTACGACCTCATGCTGTACGCCGCAGTGTCGGATACCGGACTCGACCTCTGGTTCAACTACGACGCCGCCCTATTCGAGCGCGAGACCGTGCGCCGGCTGCTGCAGGGGCTGAACCATCTGCTGGGTCAGCTCGCGGCCGGCGGCGACCCGCTCGTGGACGACCTCGAGGTAGTTCCCCCGGCCGAGCGCGCGCGGCTGCTTCAGGCCGCGCACGGCCCGGTGACCGAGTACCCGTCCGACACCGGGATCGACGCGCTGTTCCGCGCGACCGCGGCGGACCATCCAACTCGCACCGCCGTGCTCTGGCCGTCGGGGCCGGGGGCGACGGCGAGCATGACCTACGCCGAGCTGGATACCCAGGTGCAGAGCGTCGCGGGACGACTGGCAGGGTCGCGCGTCGCGCCCGGTGGTGTGGTCGGCGTGCTCGCCGAGCGCGACGGCCGGATCGCCTCGGCCTACCTCGGAGTGCTGCGTACCGGGGCCGCGGTGCTACTGCTCGACAGCGACACCCCGCCGGAGTACGTCCGCGCGGCCCTGACCGAGGCCGGCGCGACCGTGGTTCTGGCCGACAGGGCGGCGCGCGAACGGCACGCACTGGCGGGGTTCCCGGTCGTCGAGCTCGAGGAGGCGTTGCAGGCGGGCGCAGACAACACCTTCCGGGCGGCGGACCCAGGTCGGGATGCACCCGCGTTCCTGGTGCGCACGTCAGGTACCACTGGCCCATCCAAGGCGGTCTTGCTCGGCCACCGTGGCGTGGTGAACCAGGTGTACCACCGCCGCGTGATCTTCGACGTGACCCCGCAGAGCGTGATCGCGCTGAGCCTCTCGGTCGCGTTCTCCGCCCTGCCGATGCAGCTACTCGTGCCGCTGCTGTCGGGTGCGACCCTCGCCGTCTGCGACGCTCCGACCGCGAGCAGCCCCCAGGCCCTGTTCGAGTTCGCCGACGACGCCCGGGTGACTATCCTCGAGGTGACCCCGTCGCTGCTGGCGGGCCTTCCGGCCCACGTGCCCGCACCTCGCGCGCTCGGCATCCTCATCACGGCTGGCGAGAAGCTGTCGCGGCGTCTTGCGAACGACGTCCTCGGGCGCTTCCCCGGCGTGCGCCTCGCCACCACGTGGGGGCAGTCGGAGGCGGCCGGCATCATGTGCTGCGGCTTCGTCACGACCGGTGCCGAGACGCAGGAGGTCTCCGAGGGCTTTCCGTCGGCCAACAACCGACTGTATCTGCTCGATGAGAGGATGCGGCCGGTGCCGTTCGGCGTGGAGGGCCACGCTTACTTTGGAGGGCCGAGCGTGGCACTCGGGCATGTCGGCACCGCGGCGGCGAGTACAGCGTTCAGCGACGACCCCTGGGTGCCTGCGGAGCGCATGGTCCGCACGGGCGACCGTGCGATCCGCCGGCCCAACGGCAGCGTCGTCATGCGCGGCCGGCTCGACTCAGTGGTCAAGGTGCGCGGCAACCGAGTGGATCTCGGTGACGTGACTGCGGTGCTACGCGCCCACCCGCGCGTGCGTGACGCGCTCGCCGTCGTCCGGCCCGTTGGCGACGAGGTGGAGCTGTGGGCGCATGTGCACGCGGACTCCGATCTGCGCCCGGCAGACCTCCACGACGCCCTCCGCAGCCGCCTCCCGGAATTCATGCGCCCGCGGCTGCAGTTCGAGCCTGACCCGTTCCCGCTCACCGCGAGTGGCAAACTCGACGTACGGCGACTCCCGCCGATCGCACCCCTGCTCCTCGGCCGGGAGCAAACCCCGCCGCTCACGCCTTGGGAGCAGCGAATCGCGGAACAGTGGGAGCGCACGCTCGGCGTGTCCGTCGACGGCGCAAGCGACTTCTTCCAGCTCGGCGGACACTCGCTGAAGGCCATGGCGCTGTGCGCTGCCGTCGCCGAGGTGCTCGGCGCGCCAGTCTCGGTGAAGCTCGTGTTTGAGCGCCCGGTGCTGCGAGACTTCGCCGCGGCCATTGCCCCCATCGACAGTCGTGGGACCGGTGCCAACACCTGA
- a CDS encoding sodium:solute symporter, with translation MSVSGPWVVLAASVVIVVLLFIVVRRFRGTKDQVLVADRSVGVLTGGLSVAAAWVWAPALFVSSQKAYESGVAGLFWFALPNALALVLFAFIAHRARTMLPQGYTLPEFTRHRLGTTAHRIYMGVEFIVQTYAVIVQFTACLLLLQLLTGMDRVPLLIVVAALFAAIATTRGIRSSITVDVAKAGMIAVLAILIVPLIASSHGALGDGLGGLAGTVNPLDPALIWTFGIPISISLLSGITVDQQQWQRAFSMRQATVRRTFLWGALLFAAVPIVLGIPGFVAAGGLAPGDITNTQLSGFHAVAAYLPGVGVAVFAFAVVFALAAAGASALSAAGSVGGVDLYKGWIRLDASDVQVARASRITMIVIVLIGLGVALIPNVQVLYLLLLVGSIRAAFMVPTLLMLFWPRLTNAGALAGITSGMVVGLPVFILGSTLQLSTLQTFGVLLPVVISAVVSLVVSLFRRRDGSIPVEGRPAAADVEVP, from the coding sequence ATGAGCGTATCCGGACCGTGGGTCGTCCTCGCGGCAAGTGTTGTCATAGTCGTGCTGCTGTTCATCGTCGTCCGCCGATTCCGCGGCACCAAGGACCAAGTGCTGGTGGCGGACCGGTCGGTGGGCGTGCTGACCGGCGGGCTGTCGGTGGCCGCTGCCTGGGTGTGGGCGCCGGCCTTGTTCGTGTCCTCGCAGAAGGCCTACGAGAGCGGCGTGGCGGGGCTGTTCTGGTTTGCCCTGCCCAACGCGCTCGCGCTCGTACTCTTCGCGTTCATCGCCCACCGCGCCCGCACAATGCTGCCCCAAGGCTATACACTGCCCGAGTTCACCCGGCATCGGCTCGGCACCACGGCACACCGGATATATATGGGCGTCGAGTTCATAGTGCAGACCTACGCGGTGATCGTCCAGTTCACCGCCTGCCTGTTGCTGCTTCAGCTGCTCACCGGCATGGACCGGGTGCCGCTGCTGATCGTGGTCGCGGCATTGTTCGCGGCCATCGCCACGACACGGGGCATCCGGTCGAGCATCACGGTCGACGTCGCCAAGGCTGGCATGATCGCCGTGCTCGCGATCCTCATCGTGCCGCTGATCGCGAGTTCGCACGGCGCCCTCGGCGACGGCCTCGGCGGGCTTGCCGGCACGGTGAACCCACTCGACCCCGCACTGATCTGGACCTTCGGCATCCCGATCTCGATCTCGCTGCTCTCGGGCATCACGGTCGATCAGCAGCAGTGGCAGCGGGCGTTCTCGATGCGGCAGGCCACGGTGCGGCGCACCTTCCTCTGGGGAGCCCTGCTGTTCGCGGCCGTGCCGATCGTGCTCGGCATCCCCGGGTTCGTCGCCGCGGGCGGCCTCGCGCCCGGTGACATCACCAACACCCAGCTCTCTGGATTCCACGCGGTCGCAGCGTACCTACCCGGGGTCGGCGTCGCGGTCTTCGCCTTCGCCGTGGTGTTCGCGCTTGCGGCTGCGGGCGCCTCCGCGCTCTCGGCGGCGGGTTCCGTCGGCGGCGTGGACCTCTATAAGGGTTGGATCCGGCTTGATGCCTCCGACGTGCAAGTAGCCCGCGCGAGCCGGATCACCATGATCGTGATCGTGCTGATCGGTCTCGGCGTCGCGCTCATCCCCAACGTGCAGGTCTTGTACCTGCTGCTGCTGGTTGGATCGATCCGCGCCGCCTTCATGGTGCCCACCCTGCTCATGCTGTTCTGGCCGCGGCTCACCAACGCCGGCGCTCTCGCCGGAATCACGAGCGGCATGGTAGTCGGCCTGCCGGTGTTCATTCTCGGCAGCACGCTGCAGCTCAGCACGCTGCAGACCTTCGGAGTGCTGCTGCCGGTCGTGATCAGTGCCGTAGTCAGCTTGGTTGTGTCGCTGTTCAGGAGGCGCGACGGCTCCATCCCCGTCGAGGGACGGCCTGCCGCCGCCGACGTGGAGGTGCCGTGA
- a CDS encoding phytanoyl-CoA dioxygenase family protein — protein sequence MTTDRTATPALTDAEVADFEQQGILVLRGVLDEDEVARLVEECDRLIADPTTPSRQQQGDGTWDSIRNTIAGSDEARRLISHPRVLPAIVRLMGTNLRIITSHLIYRNADEPPAPGQERIPSWHRDISHVNTDLGFAHTPMLQIKAAFCLADLAGKDSGGTVFLPGSNLFTTRPRLAPGEDPAGAVEPEMRAGDCLLFENRTMHAGGWNLSGRVRKSLMIAYGYRWLAPADYRRQSEVVRARMSEVERFLVGESRAPSEEFILGGSGSPLDAYRR from the coding sequence ATGACCACAGACCGGACCGCCACGCCTGCGCTCACCGATGCCGAGGTCGCCGACTTCGAGCAGCAGGGCATCCTGGTGCTGCGCGGCGTGCTCGACGAGGACGAGGTTGCGCGCCTCGTCGAAGAGTGCGACCGCCTAATCGCCGACCCGACAACGCCGAGCCGTCAGCAGCAGGGGGACGGCACCTGGGACAGCATCCGCAACACGATCGCCGGATCGGACGAGGCACGGCGGCTCATCTCGCACCCCCGCGTGCTGCCGGCGATCGTGCGCCTGATGGGCACCAACCTGCGCATCATCACGTCGCACCTGATCTACCGCAACGCTGACGAGCCCCCCGCACCAGGCCAGGAGCGCATCCCGTCGTGGCACCGCGACATCTCGCACGTCAACACGGATCTCGGTTTCGCTCACACCCCGATGCTGCAGATCAAGGCCGCGTTCTGCCTCGCCGACCTGGCCGGGAAGGATTCCGGGGGCACCGTATTCCTGCCCGGCAGCAACCTTTTCACGACCCGCCCCAGGCTCGCGCCGGGTGAGGACCCAGCAGGCGCTGTCGAGCCGGAGATGCGGGCGGGCGACTGCCTGCTGTTCGAGAACCGTACTATGCACGCCGGCGGCTGGAATCTGTCGGGACGGGTGCGCAAGTCGCTCATGATCGCCTACGGGTACCGCTGGCTCGCCCCGGCCGACTACCGGCGCCAGTCCGAGGTGGTGCGTGCTCGGATGTCGGAGGTGGAGCGCTTCCTCGTGGGCGAGTCGCGGGCCCCGTCGGAGGAGTTCATCCTGGGCGGTTCGGGGAGCCCACTCGACGCCTACCGACGCTAG
- a CDS encoding DegT/DnrJ/EryC1/StrS aminotransferase family protein gives MISARSATKPLDDELARPPRDVGPAELQPIRLRELAERDPAAFRRLCARLSRWPIITAEDELALTEYIRSGPMSVIDPGQGVSGELLKEFQRRLGLRRSYGLTVNSATNGLHAAYRAVGVGPGVLVAAIGYTFHATVTPALDLGAHPILMDVDPVTGNLRYEEVLRTLDAHPDVQAIGLNHNWGVPCADIGRIAELARSRGIPLIEDCSHAHGASVDGIPVGGFGTVSVFSMQSKKLVPGGEGGLCFTDDAALHAAMLLVGHYGFERPGPPNDESLQQTGLGGLQNRIHPLAAVLALSQLRRLDRVLRNREENAARLREALRDVPYLSFPEPPAAHRTSYYAFRARFEPEGADGAALVDVVATLRRAGAPVGLDRGGPLSRKTIYRKQIDSPISRLDPARPLYTDRDLPNATEFCRRSIILPVFSRDPAVVGDAIDVIADLFHASRKALP, from the coding sequence ATGATCTCGGCGCGCAGCGCGACTAAGCCCCTCGACGACGAACTGGCACGCCCGCCGCGCGACGTCGGCCCAGCAGAGCTGCAGCCGATCCGCTTGCGCGAGCTCGCCGAGCGCGACCCCGCCGCCTTCCGCCGGCTCTGCGCCCGGCTGTCGCGATGGCCTATCATCACCGCCGAGGACGAGCTCGCCCTCACCGAGTACATCCGGTCGGGACCGATGTCGGTCATCGACCCCGGCCAAGGGGTCAGCGGCGAGCTGCTCAAAGAGTTTCAGCGGCGTCTCGGGCTGCGGCGCTCCTACGGGCTCACGGTCAACAGCGCGACCAACGGGCTGCACGCTGCGTACCGCGCAGTCGGGGTGGGACCCGGCGTGCTAGTTGCCGCCATCGGCTACACCTTCCACGCCACCGTGACGCCTGCGCTCGACTTAGGCGCGCATCCGATCCTGATGGACGTCGATCCGGTGACGGGGAACCTCCGCTACGAGGAGGTTCTGCGCACGCTCGACGCCCATCCCGATGTGCAGGCGATCGGGCTCAACCACAACTGGGGTGTGCCCTGCGCCGACATCGGCCGCATCGCCGAGCTCGCGCGGTCGCGCGGGATCCCGCTCATCGAGGACTGCTCGCACGCTCACGGAGCGTCCGTCGACGGGATTCCCGTGGGCGGATTCGGCACCGTCTCGGTGTTCAGCATGCAGAGCAAGAAGCTCGTGCCGGGCGGGGAGGGCGGGCTTTGCTTCACCGACGACGCCGCGCTGCACGCTGCAATGCTACTGGTCGGCCATTACGGATTCGAGCGTCCCGGCCCGCCCAACGACGAGTCGCTGCAGCAGACCGGGCTCGGGGGCCTACAGAACCGCATACACCCCCTTGCCGCCGTGCTGGCGCTCAGCCAGCTGCGGCGCCTCGATCGCGTGCTGCGCAACCGGGAGGAGAACGCGGCGCGGCTGCGCGAGGCGCTGCGCGACGTGCCGTACCTCTCCTTCCCTGAGCCTCCGGCCGCCCACCGCACGAGCTACTACGCGTTCCGCGCCCGGTTTGAGCCGGAGGGTGCGGATGGCGCCGCCCTCGTCGACGTCGTCGCGACCCTGCGCCGCGCTGGGGCGCCGGTCGGGCTCGACCGCGGCGGACCGCTCAGCCGCAAGACGATCTACCGGAAGCAGATCGACAGCCCGATCTCTCGGCTCGACCCGGCGCGGCCGCTCTACACCGATCGCGATCTGCCGAACGCCACCGAGTTCTGCCGTCGATCGATAATCCTCCCGGTGTTCTCGCGCGACCCCGCCGTGGTCGGCGACGCGATCGACGTGATCGCCGACCTCTTCCACGCCAGTCGAAAGGCCCTGCCATGA
- a CDS encoding 4'-phosphopantetheinyl transferase superfamily protein gives MTIVHWAVAAPPDEAELALLTAAELRRLSRLRMTGDRARFATATVLTKRAVAAELGIEPRSVELDRRCEHCGADHGRPRVPGSGLHLSIAHAGDVAGVAITRAGRIGLDVEPEAGGGVRDVAAQLLGDGERAATPADLLRYWVRKEALVKATGDGIGIGLRDVVVSAPQEPPRLISYLGRHLRARTVDLACRAGYLASVAVLTDHEVLVREEWSTR, from the coding sequence ATGACCATCGTGCACTGGGCGGTCGCCGCGCCGCCTGATGAGGCGGAGCTCGCGCTGCTGACGGCCGCGGAACTGCGACGCCTGTCGAGGTTGCGTATGACGGGTGACCGCGCCCGGTTCGCCACTGCGACGGTGCTGACCAAGCGTGCCGTCGCCGCCGAGCTCGGCATAGAGCCGCGGTCTGTCGAGCTCGACCGCCGCTGCGAACACTGCGGGGCCGACCACGGCAGGCCGCGCGTGCCCGGCAGCGGCCTGCACCTGTCGATCGCGCACGCCGGCGATGTGGCTGGCGTCGCGATCACTCGGGCGGGCCGCATTGGGCTCGACGTAGAACCGGAGGCCGGGGGCGGCGTGCGCGACGTAGCCGCCCAGCTGCTGGGCGATGGCGAGCGCGCCGCGACCCCAGCCGACTTGCTCCGCTACTGGGTGCGAAAAGAGGCGCTGGTCAAGGCCACCGGCGACGGCATCGGGATCGGCCTGCGGGATGTCGTCGTGTCCGCGCCGCAGGAGCCGCCGCGTCTGATCTCCTACCTGGGCCGCCACCTTCGTGCGCGCACGGTCGACCTGGCGTGCCGCGCGGGGTACCTGGCAAGCGTCGCCGTGCTCACCGATCACGAGGTGCTTGTCCGAGAAGAGTGGAGCACCCGCTAG
- a CDS encoding helix-turn-helix domain-containing protein, producing the protein MQTGRKTLGPAMDQGNAVQLMTTEEVALWLRVAPKTLRNWRSAGIGPMALKLHSVVRYDRAAVEAWIGETSKAAA; encoded by the coding sequence ATGCAGACAGGCAGAAAGACCTTGGGACCGGCAATGGACCAGGGCAACGCAGTGCAGCTCATGACCACCGAGGAAGTGGCCCTCTGGCTGCGGGTGGCCCCCAAGACCCTCAGGAACTGGCGCTCCGCTGGGATCGGGCCGATGGCCCTGAAACTCCACAGCGTGGTTCGCTATGACCGCGCCGCAGTTGAGGCCTGGATCGGCGAGACTTCGAAGGCGGCAGCCTGA